The Cryobacterium roopkundense sequence GCGGCATCCGCTTCGACGCTGCGCAGCACCTCCTCGGTGCCGAGGCTGCCGAACTCCTCGTCGGCCACGAGGGTCACGATCACGTCGCCCGACAACTGGCGAGCGGATGCCCGTGCTGCCGCGACGAGAATGGCTGCGACACCGCCCTTCATATCGAAGGCTCCCCGGCCGAATACGCGTCCGTCGCGAAGTTCGCCGCTGAACGGATCACCCTGGTAGCTCGCGACGCCCACGGTGTCGAGGTGACCGTTGAGCATGAGCGAGCGGCCGGCGCCGGTTCCTCGCTTCACTCCCACGACGGAGGGGCGGCCCGGGCGCTCCTCGAGCATCGACACGTCGAAGCCCCAGTCATGCAACCACGCGGCGCACCACGCGGCGATCTCGCCCTCCCCGGCTGCTCCCGGTACGAGGTCGGGGTTGATCGAATCGATGGCGACCAGCCGCCGCAGCAGCGCAATCGGGTCGAGCGTGTTCACGGCGGCGGTGCTCGGTGCGGTGCTCATCAGTCGAATCTACCGTCGCGTGCGTTTCGCGCTCATTTCGCGCCCAGAAACTCCACGGTTTCGCCGGGTTAGGGTTGAGCATGGGCACTTCCACGGTACAGCGGGCGGGTCCGTGGGGACTCGTCGCAGCAACAGGAGTCTCGGCATCCGCTGTGCTGCTCTTCGCGCTACGACTGCAGCTACCCGGGTATGCCGTGCTCCTTGCAGCCCTCGTACTCGCCTATGCCACCAACCGGGCGCTGTTCCGCGACCTGCTGCTGATTGCCGTGGGCCTCGGCATCATCAGCACCATCTCCGTCGAGGCGAATATCGACTACGCGAACATCGCGCTCATGGGCACGGTTTTGAGCCTCTCGGTGCTCGTGCCGTACCTGAGCTCGCGCTACGTGTACCGAGAGCATGCGATCCGGTTCCCCATCCACACCGGACAGCGATGGACCACCCTCGAGAAGGCCTACCTGCCGATCGTGGTGCTGCAAGGTTATCTCATCCTGCCGAGCTACTTCATCGGTTCCGGCGCGTACCAGAACTGGCCTGTGGTGAGTGCTCCCGACGAGATCGCCCGCCTATTCGTGGGAGTGGGGTTCGTGGGCATCTGGGACGAACTCTTCTTCATCTGTGTGGCCTTCACCCTGCTGCGGCGTCATTTTCCCGATTGGCAGGCCAATCTGCTCCAAGCAGTGATTTTCTGCTCCTTCCTGTGGGAACTCGGCTACCAG is a genomic window containing:
- a CDS encoding CPBP family intramembrane glutamic endopeptidase; this encodes MGTSTVQRAGPWGLVAATGVSASAVLLFALRLQLPGYAVLLAALVLAYATNRALFRDLLLIAVGLGIISTISVEANIDYANIALMGTVLSLSVLVPYLSSRYVYREHAIRFPIHTGQRWTTLEKAYLPIVVLQGYLILPSYFIGSGAYQNWPVVSAPDEIARLFVGVGFVGIWDELFFICVAFTLLRRHFPDWQANLLQAVIFCSFLWELGYQSWGPLLTFPFALLQGYTFARTRSLTYVVCVHLLFDAVVFLVLVHAHHPEWLDIFWY